A single genomic interval of Puntigrus tetrazona isolate hp1 chromosome 1, ASM1883169v1, whole genome shotgun sequence harbors:
- the LOC122343913 gene encoding mucin-5AC-like isoform X1, giving the protein MTMVSSLHESFIRALTIISVILSVNNITSRNTFAMSSDVINTTNPETTLTPEMSSADVPGINNSINASSTTDTPVNISSVTLDLNNSTTFTSSSSSEPVTSASTSTVSSQPVTSPATIGCTFIVSSHTVTSKTSTIHETTAPSDTVTSTTSTGPTTTVLSQPVTSTTSTSSASTVSSDMVTSTTSTSATTTVLSQPVTSTTSTSSTSTVSFQLVTSTTYDCSSSVSDSLYVVDSPISINPTTTVLSQPVTSTTSTSSSSTVSSKPATSTTSGSYSSTVSSQPVTSTTSTNSTSTASLHMVHSTTSTSLNTTVLLQAVTSTTSSSSTSAVLLQTITSTTSNSSTSTVSLQPVTSTTSSTSTSTAPSDTVTSTTSTGPTTTVLLQPVTSTAYTSSTSTVSSQPVTSTAYISSTPTDVDSTFSHTVTSTTSTSATTTVLSQPVTSTTSSTSASTVVLQPATSTTSSTSTSTVSSDMVTSTTSTGPTTTVLSQPVTSATSTSSTSTVLLQPATSTTSSTSTSTGLTLTPLELYKTTGRCVDLLDSIENMAAEVLPLTNVTSILNAVLNASEMFLDSSSTDPNKLVSTGNRLLKASEKLVSMLVKPTNTMDNVSFTLDSLEVEVFMVGPNVTLEKIPLLDTTNASVNIDLIGIAKNNNETRSAAVAFMSYTMMENLLKPDFFNTSNDKIKTMLSTVISATLPKTTNTKLTEPVNFTLKHIREFDPSGSLSCVYWNISEWIVDGCSVLETNSSFTVCSCVHLSTFALIMQTSRPPERDSLMELLNMVCVIVGLVFFSLALLTFALCQWSPGVNNVARINICISLLLAHLLLLLTQQFLKLIRPQQVLCAVIAGLLHFLFLSAFVWMFIEAVLLFIRVKNLSQISSINKEVLSSGFLCVIGYVVALSVVTVSGVVDPKDYGNEECWIERNAIISKFLGPLCMILMSNTILFIKILINLYSTLKNLNAEVSQMKQTKIMVFKTLAQFVVLGCSWILGFFTNGSKVLEILFLILNSQQGTFIFLIYCVLNKEVRQQYRKFFRSLWCVKQQDYNIMIRK; this is encoded by the exons ATGACAATGGTTTCCTCTCTTCATGAAA GTTTTATAAGAGCACTGACGATCATCTCTGTTATTCTGT CTGTTAATAACATCACCAGCCGTAACACATTCGCAATGAGCTCAGACG tTATTAACACCACCAACCCTGAAACAACACTCACACCAGAGATGAGCTCAGCTG ACGTTCCCGGCATTAACAACAGCATTAACGCCAGCTCTACAACCGACACACCAGTGAACATCTCAAGCG TAACTTTGGATTTGAATAACTCCACAACATTTACTAGCTCCTCTTCGTCAG aaCCAGTCACTTCTGCTTCTACATCTACAG tTTCTTCGCAGCCAGTCACTTCTCCCGCAACTATTGGTTGTACTTTCATAG TTTCTTCACACACGGTCACTTCCAAAACGTCTACCATTCACGAAACTACAG CTCCTTCAGACACGGTCACTTCCACAACATCTACTGGTCCCACTACCACAG TTCTTTCACAACCAGTCACTTCCACAACATCTACTAGTTCTGCTTCCACGG TTTCTTCAGACATGGTCACTTCCACAACATCTACCAGTGCCACTACTACAG ttCTTTCACAACCAGTCACTTCCACAACATCTACTAGTTCTACTTCCACAG TCTCTTTTCAGCTAGTCACTTCTACAACATATGATTGTTCTTCTTCAG TTTCAGATTCTTTATACGTTGTCGACTCCCCCATATCCATAAATCCCACTACTACAG TTCTTTCACAACCAGTCACTTCCACAACATCTACTAGTTCTTCTTCCACAG tttcttcaAAGCCAGCCACTTCCACAACATCTGGTAGTTATTCTTCTACAG TCTCTTCACAGCCAGTCACTTCCACAACATCTACTAATTCTACTTCTACAG CTTCTTTACACATGGTCCATTCCACAACATCTACCAGTCTGAATACTACAG TTCTTTTACAAGCGGTCACTTCCACAACATCTTCTAGTTCTACTTCTGCAG TCCTTTTACAGACGATCACTTCCACAACATCTAATAGTTCTACTTCTACAG TCTCTTTACAGCCAGTCACTTCCACAACATCTTCTACTTCTACTTCCACAG CTCCTTCAGACACGGTCACTTCCACAACATCTACTGGTCCCACTACCACAG TTCTTTTACAACCGGTCACTTCCACAGCATATACTAGTTCCACTTCTACAG tttcttcaCAGCCTGTAACTTCCACAGCATATATTAGTTCAACTCCTACAG ATGTTGATTCAACTTTTTCACACACTGTCACTTCCACAACATCTACCAGTGCCACTACTACAG TTCTTTCACAACCAGTCACTTCCACAACATCTTCTACTTCTGCTTCCACGG ttgttttacaACCAGCTACTTCCACAACATCTTCTACTTCTACTTCCACAG TTTCTTCAGACATGGTCACTTCCACAACATCTACTGGTCCCACTACCACAG ttCTTTCACAACCAGTCACTTCTGCAACATCTACTAGTTCTACTTCCACag ttCTTTTACAACCAGCTACTTCCACAACATCTTCTACTTCTACTTCCACAG GGCTGACTCTCACACCACTAGAACTGTACAAG ACCACAGGACGGTGTGTAGATCTTCTCGACAGTATAGAAAACATGGCAGCAGAAGTGCTTCCATTGACC AATGTAACCAGCATTTTGAATGCGGTCCTCAATGCTTCAGAGATGTTTCTAGATTCATCGTCAACTGACCCAAATAAACTGGTGTCAACTGGAAACCGTTTGTTAAAAGCCAGCGAGAAACTTGTGTCAATGCTGGTAAAACCAACAAACACAATGGACAATGTCAGTTTTACTCTTGACTCTTTGG aggtAGAAGTCTTCATGGTTGGACCAAATGTCACCTTAGAGAAAATCCCCCTACTTGATACAACAAATGCTTCTGTAAACATCGATCTAATTGGGATCGCCAAGAACAACAATGAaacaa GATCAGCTGCTGTGGCTTTCATGAGCTACACTATGATGGAGAATCTTCTGAAGCCAGACTTCTTCAACACATcaaatgacaagattaaaacCATGCTGTCTACTGTGATCTCAGCTACTCTTCCCAAAACCACCAACACTAAACTCACTGAACCAGTCAACTTCACCCTAAAACACATCAGA GAGTTTGATCCCAGTGGTTCTCTGTCCTGTGTGTACTGGAATATCAGCGAGTGGATTGTAGATGGTTGTTCTGTTTTAGAGACCAACAGCAGCTTCACTGTGTGTTCCTGTGTTCATCTCTCCACATTCGCCCTCATCATGCAAACCAGCCGTCCACCAGAG AGAGACTCACTGATGGAGCTGTTGAATATGGTGTGTGTGATCGTGGGGCTGGTGTTCTTCAGTCTGGCTCTGTTGACCTTTGCCCTTTGTCAGTGGAGTCCTGGAGTGAATAATGTGGCTCGGATCAACATCTGCATCAGTCTTCTGCTGGCTCACCTTCTGCTTCTGCTCACACAGCAGTTCCTGAAGCTCATACGACCTCAGCAG GTGTTGTGTGCCGTGATCGCAGGCCTTCtgcacttcctctttctctccgcCTTTGTGTGGATGTTCATTGAAGCCGTGCTGCTCTTCATCCGTGTGAAGAACCTATCACAGATCAGCTCAATTAATAAGGAGGTGCTTAGCAGCGGATTCTTATGTGTGATTGGATATGTGGTTGCTCTGTCTGTGGTTACCGTGTCTGGTGTGGTGGATCCTAAAGACTACGGAAATGAAGA GTGCTGGATTGAAAGAAATGCCATCATCTCAAAATTTCTAGGACCTCTTTGCATGATATTAATG TCGAACACGATTCTCTTCATCAAAATCCTCATCAATTTATATTCAACTCTCAAAAATCTCAACGCTGAAGTTTCACAGATGAAACAAACCAA GATTATGGTGTTTAAAACTCTGGCTCAGTTTGTGGTTCTTGGTTGCTCCTGGATTCTGGGTTTCTTCACTAATGGCAGTAAGGTGCTGGAGATCCTCTTCTTGATCTTGAACTCTCAGCAGGGAACCTTCATCTTCCTGATCTACTGTGTCCTCAATAAGGAG GTCAGACAGCAGTACAGGAAGTTCTTCAGATCTCTTTGGTGTGTCAAACAACAGGACTACAACATCATGatcagaaagtaa
- the LOC122343913 gene encoding mucin-5AC-like isoform X2 encodes MTMVSSLHESFIRALTIISVILSVNNITSRNTFAMSSDVINTTNPETTLTPEMSSADVPGINNSINASSTTDTPVNISSVTLDLNNSTTFTSSSSSEPVTSASTSTVSSQPVTSPATIGCTFIVSSHTVTSKTSTIHETTAPSDTVTSTTSTGPTTTVLSQPVTSTTSTSSASTVSSDMVTSTTSTSATTTVLSQPVTSTTSTSSTSTVSFQLVTSTTYDCSSSVSDSLYVVDSPISINPTTTVLSQPVTSTTSTSSSSTVSSKPATSTTSGSYSSTVSSQPVTSTTSTNSTSTASLHMVHSTTSTSLNTTVLLQAVTSTTSSSSTSAVLLQTITSTTSNSSTSTVSLQPVTSTTSSTSTSTAPSDTVTSTTSTGPTTTVLLQPVTSTAYTSSTSTVSSQPVTSTAYISSTPTDVDSTFSHTVTSTTSTSATTTVLSQPVTSTTSSTSASTATSTTSSTSTSTVSSDMVTSTTSTGPTTTVLSQPVTSATSTSSTSTVLLQPATSTTSSTSTSTGLTLTPLELYKTTGRCVDLLDSIENMAAEVLPLTNVTSILNAVLNASEMFLDSSSTDPNKLVSTGNRLLKASEKLVSMLVKPTNTMDNVSFTLDSLEVEVFMVGPNVTLEKIPLLDTTNASVNIDLIGIAKNNNETRSAAVAFMSYTMMENLLKPDFFNTSNDKIKTMLSTVISATLPKTTNTKLTEPVNFTLKHIREFDPSGSLSCVYWNISEWIVDGCSVLETNSSFTVCSCVHLSTFALIMQTSRPPERDSLMELLNMVCVIVGLVFFSLALLTFALCQWSPGVNNVARINICISLLLAHLLLLLTQQFLKLIRPQQVLCAVIAGLLHFLFLSAFVWMFIEAVLLFIRVKNLSQISSINKEVLSSGFLCVIGYVVALSVVTVSGVVDPKDYGNEECWIERNAIISKFLGPLCMILMSNTILFIKILINLYSTLKNLNAEVSQMKQTKIMVFKTLAQFVVLGCSWILGFFTNGSKVLEILFLILNSQQGTFIFLIYCVLNKEVRQQYRKFFRSLWCVKQQDYNIMIRK; translated from the exons ATGACAATGGTTTCCTCTCTTCATGAAA GTTTTATAAGAGCACTGACGATCATCTCTGTTATTCTGT CTGTTAATAACATCACCAGCCGTAACACATTCGCAATGAGCTCAGACG tTATTAACACCACCAACCCTGAAACAACACTCACACCAGAGATGAGCTCAGCTG ACGTTCCCGGCATTAACAACAGCATTAACGCCAGCTCTACAACCGACACACCAGTGAACATCTCAAGCG TAACTTTGGATTTGAATAACTCCACAACATTTACTAGCTCCTCTTCGTCAG aaCCAGTCACTTCTGCTTCTACATCTACAG tTTCTTCGCAGCCAGTCACTTCTCCCGCAACTATTGGTTGTACTTTCATAG TTTCTTCACACACGGTCACTTCCAAAACGTCTACCATTCACGAAACTACAG CTCCTTCAGACACGGTCACTTCCACAACATCTACTGGTCCCACTACCACAG TTCTTTCACAACCAGTCACTTCCACAACATCTACTAGTTCTGCTTCCACGG TTTCTTCAGACATGGTCACTTCCACAACATCTACCAGTGCCACTACTACAG ttCTTTCACAACCAGTCACTTCCACAACATCTACTAGTTCTACTTCCACAG TCTCTTTTCAGCTAGTCACTTCTACAACATATGATTGTTCTTCTTCAG TTTCAGATTCTTTATACGTTGTCGACTCCCCCATATCCATAAATCCCACTACTACAG TTCTTTCACAACCAGTCACTTCCACAACATCTACTAGTTCTTCTTCCACAG tttcttcaAAGCCAGCCACTTCCACAACATCTGGTAGTTATTCTTCTACAG TCTCTTCACAGCCAGTCACTTCCACAACATCTACTAATTCTACTTCTACAG CTTCTTTACACATGGTCCATTCCACAACATCTACCAGTCTGAATACTACAG TTCTTTTACAAGCGGTCACTTCCACAACATCTTCTAGTTCTACTTCTGCAG TCCTTTTACAGACGATCACTTCCACAACATCTAATAGTTCTACTTCTACAG TCTCTTTACAGCCAGTCACTTCCACAACATCTTCTACTTCTACTTCCACAG CTCCTTCAGACACGGTCACTTCCACAACATCTACTGGTCCCACTACCACAG TTCTTTTACAACCGGTCACTTCCACAGCATATACTAGTTCCACTTCTACAG tttcttcaCAGCCTGTAACTTCCACAGCATATATTAGTTCAACTCCTACAG ATGTTGATTCAACTTTTTCACACACTGTCACTTCCACAACATCTACCAGTGCCACTACTACAG TTCTTTCACAACCAGTCACTTCCACAACATCTTCTACTTCTGCTTCCACGG CTACTTCCACAACATCTTCTACTTCTACTTCCACAG TTTCTTCAGACATGGTCACTTCCACAACATCTACTGGTCCCACTACCACAG ttCTTTCACAACCAGTCACTTCTGCAACATCTACTAGTTCTACTTCCACag ttCTTTTACAACCAGCTACTTCCACAACATCTTCTACTTCTACTTCCACAG GGCTGACTCTCACACCACTAGAACTGTACAAG ACCACAGGACGGTGTGTAGATCTTCTCGACAGTATAGAAAACATGGCAGCAGAAGTGCTTCCATTGACC AATGTAACCAGCATTTTGAATGCGGTCCTCAATGCTTCAGAGATGTTTCTAGATTCATCGTCAACTGACCCAAATAAACTGGTGTCAACTGGAAACCGTTTGTTAAAAGCCAGCGAGAAACTTGTGTCAATGCTGGTAAAACCAACAAACACAATGGACAATGTCAGTTTTACTCTTGACTCTTTGG aggtAGAAGTCTTCATGGTTGGACCAAATGTCACCTTAGAGAAAATCCCCCTACTTGATACAACAAATGCTTCTGTAAACATCGATCTAATTGGGATCGCCAAGAACAACAATGAaacaa GATCAGCTGCTGTGGCTTTCATGAGCTACACTATGATGGAGAATCTTCTGAAGCCAGACTTCTTCAACACATcaaatgacaagattaaaacCATGCTGTCTACTGTGATCTCAGCTACTCTTCCCAAAACCACCAACACTAAACTCACTGAACCAGTCAACTTCACCCTAAAACACATCAGA GAGTTTGATCCCAGTGGTTCTCTGTCCTGTGTGTACTGGAATATCAGCGAGTGGATTGTAGATGGTTGTTCTGTTTTAGAGACCAACAGCAGCTTCACTGTGTGTTCCTGTGTTCATCTCTCCACATTCGCCCTCATCATGCAAACCAGCCGTCCACCAGAG AGAGACTCACTGATGGAGCTGTTGAATATGGTGTGTGTGATCGTGGGGCTGGTGTTCTTCAGTCTGGCTCTGTTGACCTTTGCCCTTTGTCAGTGGAGTCCTGGAGTGAATAATGTGGCTCGGATCAACATCTGCATCAGTCTTCTGCTGGCTCACCTTCTGCTTCTGCTCACACAGCAGTTCCTGAAGCTCATACGACCTCAGCAG GTGTTGTGTGCCGTGATCGCAGGCCTTCtgcacttcctctttctctccgcCTTTGTGTGGATGTTCATTGAAGCCGTGCTGCTCTTCATCCGTGTGAAGAACCTATCACAGATCAGCTCAATTAATAAGGAGGTGCTTAGCAGCGGATTCTTATGTGTGATTGGATATGTGGTTGCTCTGTCTGTGGTTACCGTGTCTGGTGTGGTGGATCCTAAAGACTACGGAAATGAAGA GTGCTGGATTGAAAGAAATGCCATCATCTCAAAATTTCTAGGACCTCTTTGCATGATATTAATG TCGAACACGATTCTCTTCATCAAAATCCTCATCAATTTATATTCAACTCTCAAAAATCTCAACGCTGAAGTTTCACAGATGAAACAAACCAA GATTATGGTGTTTAAAACTCTGGCTCAGTTTGTGGTTCTTGGTTGCTCCTGGATTCTGGGTTTCTTCACTAATGGCAGTAAGGTGCTGGAGATCCTCTTCTTGATCTTGAACTCTCAGCAGGGAACCTTCATCTTCCTGATCTACTGTGTCCTCAATAAGGAG GTCAGACAGCAGTACAGGAAGTTCTTCAGATCTCTTTGGTGTGTCAAACAACAGGACTACAACATCATGatcagaaagtaa
- the LOC122343913 gene encoding mucin-5AC-like isoform X3, whose amino-acid sequence MTMVSSLHESFIRALTIISVILSVNNITSRNTFAMSSDVINTTNPETTLTPEMSSADVPGINNSINASSTTDTPVNISSVTLDLNNSTTFTSSSSSEPVTSASTSTVSSQPVTSPATIGCTFIVSSHTVTSKTSTIHETTAPSDTVTSTTSTGPTTTVLSQPVTSTTSTSSASTVSSDMVTSTTSTSATTTVLSQPVTSTTSTSSTSTVSFQLVTSTTYDCSSSVSDSLYVVDSPISINPTTTVLSQPVTSTTSTSSSSTVSSKPATSTTSGSYSSTVSSQPVTSTTSTNSTSTASLHMVHSTTSTSLNTTVLLQAVTSTTSSSSTSAVLLQTITSTTSNSSTSTVSLQPVTSTTSSTSTSTAPSDTVTSTTSTGPTTTAYTSSTSTVSSQPVTSTAYISSTPTDVDSTFSHTVTSTTSTSATTTVLSQPVTSTTSSTSASTVVLQPATSTTSSTSTSTVSSDMVTSTTSTGPTTTVLSQPVTSATSTSSTSTVLLQPATSTTSSTSTSTGLTLTPLELYKTTGRCVDLLDSIENMAAEVLPLTNVTSILNAVLNASEMFLDSSSTDPNKLVSTGNRLLKASEKLVSMLVKPTNTMDNVSFTLDSLEVEVFMVGPNVTLEKIPLLDTTNASVNIDLIGIAKNNNETRSAAVAFMSYTMMENLLKPDFFNTSNDKIKTMLSTVISATLPKTTNTKLTEPVNFTLKHIREFDPSGSLSCVYWNISEWIVDGCSVLETNSSFTVCSCVHLSTFALIMQTSRPPERDSLMELLNMVCVIVGLVFFSLALLTFALCQWSPGVNNVARINICISLLLAHLLLLLTQQFLKLIRPQQVLCAVIAGLLHFLFLSAFVWMFIEAVLLFIRVKNLSQISSINKEVLSSGFLCVIGYVVALSVVTVSGVVDPKDYGNEECWIERNAIISKFLGPLCMILMSNTILFIKILINLYSTLKNLNAEVSQMKQTKIMVFKTLAQFVVLGCSWILGFFTNGSKVLEILFLILNSQQGTFIFLIYCVLNKEVRQQYRKFFRSLWCVKQQDYNIMIRK is encoded by the exons ATGACAATGGTTTCCTCTCTTCATGAAA GTTTTATAAGAGCACTGACGATCATCTCTGTTATTCTGT CTGTTAATAACATCACCAGCCGTAACACATTCGCAATGAGCTCAGACG tTATTAACACCACCAACCCTGAAACAACACTCACACCAGAGATGAGCTCAGCTG ACGTTCCCGGCATTAACAACAGCATTAACGCCAGCTCTACAACCGACACACCAGTGAACATCTCAAGCG TAACTTTGGATTTGAATAACTCCACAACATTTACTAGCTCCTCTTCGTCAG aaCCAGTCACTTCTGCTTCTACATCTACAG tTTCTTCGCAGCCAGTCACTTCTCCCGCAACTATTGGTTGTACTTTCATAG TTTCTTCACACACGGTCACTTCCAAAACGTCTACCATTCACGAAACTACAG CTCCTTCAGACACGGTCACTTCCACAACATCTACTGGTCCCACTACCACAG TTCTTTCACAACCAGTCACTTCCACAACATCTACTAGTTCTGCTTCCACGG TTTCTTCAGACATGGTCACTTCCACAACATCTACCAGTGCCACTACTACAG ttCTTTCACAACCAGTCACTTCCACAACATCTACTAGTTCTACTTCCACAG TCTCTTTTCAGCTAGTCACTTCTACAACATATGATTGTTCTTCTTCAG TTTCAGATTCTTTATACGTTGTCGACTCCCCCATATCCATAAATCCCACTACTACAG TTCTTTCACAACCAGTCACTTCCACAACATCTACTAGTTCTTCTTCCACAG tttcttcaAAGCCAGCCACTTCCACAACATCTGGTAGTTATTCTTCTACAG TCTCTTCACAGCCAGTCACTTCCACAACATCTACTAATTCTACTTCTACAG CTTCTTTACACATGGTCCATTCCACAACATCTACCAGTCTGAATACTACAG TTCTTTTACAAGCGGTCACTTCCACAACATCTTCTAGTTCTACTTCTGCAG TCCTTTTACAGACGATCACTTCCACAACATCTAATAGTTCTACTTCTACAG TCTCTTTACAGCCAGTCACTTCCACAACATCTTCTACTTCTACTTCCACAG CTCCTTCAGACACGGTCACTTCCACAACATCTACTGGTCCCACTACCACAG CATATACTAGTTCCACTTCTACAG tttcttcaCAGCCTGTAACTTCCACAGCATATATTAGTTCAACTCCTACAG ATGTTGATTCAACTTTTTCACACACTGTCACTTCCACAACATCTACCAGTGCCACTACTACAG TTCTTTCACAACCAGTCACTTCCACAACATCTTCTACTTCTGCTTCCACGG ttgttttacaACCAGCTACTTCCACAACATCTTCTACTTCTACTTCCACAG TTTCTTCAGACATGGTCACTTCCACAACATCTACTGGTCCCACTACCACAG ttCTTTCACAACCAGTCACTTCTGCAACATCTACTAGTTCTACTTCCACag ttCTTTTACAACCAGCTACTTCCACAACATCTTCTACTTCTACTTCCACAG GGCTGACTCTCACACCACTAGAACTGTACAAG ACCACAGGACGGTGTGTAGATCTTCTCGACAGTATAGAAAACATGGCAGCAGAAGTGCTTCCATTGACC AATGTAACCAGCATTTTGAATGCGGTCCTCAATGCTTCAGAGATGTTTCTAGATTCATCGTCAACTGACCCAAATAAACTGGTGTCAACTGGAAACCGTTTGTTAAAAGCCAGCGAGAAACTTGTGTCAATGCTGGTAAAACCAACAAACACAATGGACAATGTCAGTTTTACTCTTGACTCTTTGG aggtAGAAGTCTTCATGGTTGGACCAAATGTCACCTTAGAGAAAATCCCCCTACTTGATACAACAAATGCTTCTGTAAACATCGATCTAATTGGGATCGCCAAGAACAACAATGAaacaa GATCAGCTGCTGTGGCTTTCATGAGCTACACTATGATGGAGAATCTTCTGAAGCCAGACTTCTTCAACACATcaaatgacaagattaaaacCATGCTGTCTACTGTGATCTCAGCTACTCTTCCCAAAACCACCAACACTAAACTCACTGAACCAGTCAACTTCACCCTAAAACACATCAGA GAGTTTGATCCCAGTGGTTCTCTGTCCTGTGTGTACTGGAATATCAGCGAGTGGATTGTAGATGGTTGTTCTGTTTTAGAGACCAACAGCAGCTTCACTGTGTGTTCCTGTGTTCATCTCTCCACATTCGCCCTCATCATGCAAACCAGCCGTCCACCAGAG AGAGACTCACTGATGGAGCTGTTGAATATGGTGTGTGTGATCGTGGGGCTGGTGTTCTTCAGTCTGGCTCTGTTGACCTTTGCCCTTTGTCAGTGGAGTCCTGGAGTGAATAATGTGGCTCGGATCAACATCTGCATCAGTCTTCTGCTGGCTCACCTTCTGCTTCTGCTCACACAGCAGTTCCTGAAGCTCATACGACCTCAGCAG GTGTTGTGTGCCGTGATCGCAGGCCTTCtgcacttcctctttctctccgcCTTTGTGTGGATGTTCATTGAAGCCGTGCTGCTCTTCATCCGTGTGAAGAACCTATCACAGATCAGCTCAATTAATAAGGAGGTGCTTAGCAGCGGATTCTTATGTGTGATTGGATATGTGGTTGCTCTGTCTGTGGTTACCGTGTCTGGTGTGGTGGATCCTAAAGACTACGGAAATGAAGA GTGCTGGATTGAAAGAAATGCCATCATCTCAAAATTTCTAGGACCTCTTTGCATGATATTAATG TCGAACACGATTCTCTTCATCAAAATCCTCATCAATTTATATTCAACTCTCAAAAATCTCAACGCTGAAGTTTCACAGATGAAACAAACCAA GATTATGGTGTTTAAAACTCTGGCTCAGTTTGTGGTTCTTGGTTGCTCCTGGATTCTGGGTTTCTTCACTAATGGCAGTAAGGTGCTGGAGATCCTCTTCTTGATCTTGAACTCTCAGCAGGGAACCTTCATCTTCCTGATCTACTGTGTCCTCAATAAGGAG GTCAGACAGCAGTACAGGAAGTTCTTCAGATCTCTTTGGTGTGTCAAACAACAGGACTACAACATCATGatcagaaagtaa